The Mycobacterium paragordonae genome includes a region encoding these proteins:
- the cydB gene encoding cytochrome d ubiquinol oxidase subunit II, translated as MNLQQLWSGLIAALFLGFFVLEGFDFGVGMLMEPFARVSKGDREAHRRAALNTIGPVWDGNEVWLITAGAAMFAAFPGWYATVFSTLYLPLLAILFGMILRVVSIEWRGKVDDTKWRGWADFGIAIGSWLPAILWGTAFAILVRGLPVDADGQVNLSITDVLNPYTLLGGVATASLFLFYGALFVALKTAGDIRDDAHRFARWFSLPATALVAGFGVWTQLSYGKDWTWAVLGVAVVAQLVAVLLAWRQASDGWAFLCALVVVASVVVLLFGALFPNLVPSTLDSQWNVTIYNASSTPYTLKIMTWVAAIMTPLTVVYQGWTYWVFRQRISADGIPPSIGLTRRPS; from the coding sequence ATGAACCTGCAACAGTTGTGGTCCGGCCTCATCGCGGCGCTGTTCCTCGGCTTTTTCGTCCTCGAGGGCTTCGACTTCGGTGTGGGCATGCTGATGGAGCCCTTCGCGCGGGTAAGCAAGGGTGACCGGGAAGCACACCGGCGCGCGGCGCTGAACACCATCGGCCCGGTGTGGGACGGCAACGAGGTCTGGCTGATCACCGCCGGCGCAGCGATGTTCGCGGCGTTTCCGGGTTGGTACGCCACCGTGTTCTCGACGCTGTACCTGCCGCTGCTGGCGATTCTGTTCGGCATGATCCTGCGTGTCGTGTCGATCGAGTGGCGCGGCAAAGTCGACGACACGAAGTGGCGCGGCTGGGCCGACTTCGGTATAGCCATCGGATCATGGCTGCCCGCAATACTTTGGGGCACAGCCTTCGCGATTCTGGTGCGCGGCCTGCCGGTAGACGCCGACGGTCAGGTCAACCTGTCGATCACCGATGTGCTCAACCCCTACACGCTGCTCGGTGGCGTGGCCACCGCCTCGTTGTTCTTGTTCTACGGCGCGTTGTTCGTGGCGTTGAAGACAGCCGGCGACATCCGTGACGACGCGCACCGGTTCGCCCGCTGGTTCTCCCTGCCGGCGACCGCTTTGGTTGCGGGGTTCGGGGTTTGGACTCAGTTGAGCTATGGCAAGGACTGGACGTGGGCGGTGCTGGGCGTGGCGGTGGTCGCCCAGTTGGTCGCGGTGCTGCTGGCCTGGCGGCAGGCCTCCGACGGGTGGGCCTTCCTGTGCGCCCTGGTAGTGGTGGCGAGCGTGGTAGTGCTGCTGTTCGGTGCCCTGTTCCCCAACCTGGTGCCGTCAACTCTGGACAGCCAGTGGAACGTCACGATTTACAACGCCTCGTCGACGCCCTACACGCTCAAGATCATGACCTGGGTTGCCGCGATCATGACGCCGTTGACGGTGGTGTACCAGGGTTGGACGTATTGGGTTTTCCGGCAACGCATCTCGGCTGACGGCATACCGCCCTCGATCGGCCTGACCAGGCGCCCGTCCTGA
- the cydD gene encoding thiol reductant ABC exporter subunit CydD, which translates to MRRFLAAEVACGVVISGCAIGSAIVLGAMVARVATDPSARNLHSWLGPLSILFALWAFRAVIHWLQARLGQRGASAVIADLSGQVLTAVTARQPSELAAQRDAAAVVVTRGLDGLRPYFTGYLPTLLLAAILTPATVAVIACYDLKSTLIVVVTLPLIPVFMVLIGLATAQRSASSLAAMTTLQSRLLDLVAGIPTLRALGRASGPEHRIAELSAAHRRSTMATLRIAFLSALVLELLATLGVALVAVGIGLRLVFGEMSLTVGLTVLLLAPDVYWPLRRIGVEYHAAQDGRAAADKAFALIGEPPTAAGQRSVTARGAQIRIENLSVAGRDGYAPRNLTAVIEPGQVTVLTGRNGAGKSTTLQVLAGLTVPHSGRVTVAGVDIGDLQPAQWWRQVSWLAQRPVLIPGTVRANLELFGALNDLDNACSAAGFDTVLAELPAGLDTELGRGGVGLSLGQRQRLGLARALGSAALVLLLDEPTAHLDSETEQRVLAAVVARARAGATVVVVGHREPVVAIGDRVVDVVAGSEARCAPV; encoded by the coding sequence CTGCGTCGCTTTCTGGCCGCGGAGGTGGCCTGCGGGGTGGTGATCAGCGGCTGCGCAATCGGTTCGGCGATCGTCCTGGGAGCCATGGTCGCGAGAGTGGCCACAGACCCTTCGGCACGCAACCTGCACAGCTGGCTCGGCCCGTTGTCGATCCTTTTCGCGCTGTGGGCTTTTCGTGCGGTCATCCATTGGCTGCAGGCACGGCTGGGGCAGCGGGGCGCCAGCGCGGTGATCGCCGACCTCAGTGGTCAGGTGTTGACCGCGGTGACCGCCCGTCAGCCCAGCGAACTGGCGGCACAGCGTGACGCCGCCGCGGTCGTGGTCACCCGCGGCCTGGACGGTCTGCGGCCCTACTTCACCGGGTATCTGCCCACGCTGCTGCTGGCTGCGATTCTGACGCCGGCCACCGTAGCCGTAATCGCGTGCTACGACCTGAAATCGACGCTGATCGTGGTGGTCACGCTGCCGCTGATACCGGTCTTCATGGTGCTCATCGGCTTGGCCACGGCGCAGCGATCCGCGTCCTCGCTGGCGGCCATGACCACCCTGCAATCCCGTCTGCTGGATCTGGTCGCCGGCATCCCCACCTTGCGTGCCCTGGGCCGCGCGTCGGGGCCCGAACATCGCATCGCCGAACTCAGTGCCGCCCACCGTCGATCGACGATGGCGACCCTGCGGATCGCGTTTCTGTCGGCGCTGGTGCTCGAACTGCTGGCCACCCTGGGCGTGGCACTGGTCGCGGTCGGCATCGGCCTGCGACTGGTGTTCGGCGAGATGAGCCTGACCGTCGGCCTGACCGTGCTGCTACTGGCACCGGACGTGTACTGGCCGCTGCGGCGCATCGGGGTGGAATACCATGCGGCGCAGGACGGTAGGGCTGCGGCCGATAAGGCCTTTGCGCTCATCGGTGAGCCGCCAACAGCAGCGGGGCAACGGTCGGTCACCGCGCGGGGTGCGCAGATCCGCATCGAAAACCTCAGTGTCGCCGGCCGGGACGGCTACGCCCCGCGAAATCTGACCGCGGTAATCGAACCGGGGCAGGTGACCGTTCTGACCGGACGCAACGGCGCCGGCAAGAGCACCACGCTGCAAGTGCTCGCCGGCCTGACCGTGCCGCACTCGGGCCGGGTCACCGTGGCCGGAGTCGACATCGGGGACCTGCAGCCCGCCCAATGGTGGCGCCAGGTCTCGTGGCTGGCCCAGCGACCGGTGCTGATACCGGGCACCGTCCGGGCCAACCTGGAGCTGTTCGGCGCGCTCAACGATCTTGATAACGCTTGCAGCGCCGCTGGATTCGATACAGTGCTGGCCGAGTTGCCGGCCGGCTTGGATACCGAACTGGGGCGTGGCGGTGTGGGGCTGTCGCTCGGGCAGCGCCAACGGCTGGGTCTGGCGCGGGCGCTGGGCTCGGCGGCGCTGGTGCTGTTGCTCGATGAGCCCACGGCGCACCTGGACTCCGAAACCGAGCAACGGGTGCTGGCGGCCGTGGTCGCGCGCGCCCGGGCGGGAGCGACGGTGGTGGTCGTCGGGCACCGAGAGCCGGTGGTAGCGATCGGCGACCGGGTCGTAGACGTGGTCGCCGGAAGTGAGGCGCGCTGTGCGCCGGTCTGA